One window from the genome of Streptomyces sp. NBC_00287 encodes:
- a CDS encoding bifunctional riboflavin kinase/FAD synthetase gives MQRWRGLEDIPQDWGRSVVTIGSYDGVHRGHQLIIRHTVDRARELGLPAVVVTFDPHPKEVLRPGTHPPLLAPHHRRAELMAELGVDALLVLPFTTEFSNLSPADFIVKVLIDKLRAKAVVEGPNFRFGHRAAGDVVYLAELGKTYDFDVEVVDLYVSGEAGGGQPFSSTLTRRLVIEGDVEGAAEILGRPHRVEGVVVRGAQRGRELGVPTANVETLPHTAIPADGVYAGWLHAQDEVMPAAISVGTNPTFDGTERTVEAHVIDRVGLDLYGLHVAVEFLAFVRGQVKFESLDALIERMAEDIKISRDLTAAAEAKR, from the coding sequence GTGCAGCGCTGGCGTGGCTTGGAGGACATCCCCCAGGACTGGGGGCGCAGCGTCGTCACCATCGGTTCCTACGACGGTGTCCACCGCGGACACCAGCTCATCATCCGGCACACCGTGGACCGGGCCCGCGAACTGGGCCTGCCCGCCGTGGTCGTCACCTTCGACCCGCACCCCAAAGAGGTGCTGCGGCCGGGCACCCACCCGCCCCTGCTCGCCCCGCACCACCGGCGGGCCGAACTCATGGCGGAACTGGGCGTGGACGCGCTCCTGGTGCTGCCGTTCACCACGGAGTTCTCCAACCTCTCCCCGGCGGACTTCATCGTCAAGGTCCTCATCGACAAGCTGCGCGCCAAGGCAGTCGTCGAGGGCCCGAACTTCCGCTTCGGCCACCGCGCGGCGGGCGACGTCGTGTATCTGGCCGAGCTGGGCAAGACGTACGACTTCGATGTCGAGGTCGTCGATCTGTATGTGTCCGGTGAGGCGGGCGGCGGTCAGCCGTTCTCCTCGACCCTGACCCGGCGCCTGGTCATCGAGGGCGATGTCGAGGGCGCCGCGGAGATCCTCGGCCGCCCGCACCGGGTCGAGGGCGTGGTCGTACGCGGCGCCCAGCGCGGCCGCGAGCTGGGTGTCCCGACGGCGAACGTCGAGACGCTCCCGCACACCGCGATCCCCGCGGACGGCGTCTACGCCGGCTGGCTGCACGCCCAGGACGAGGTGATGCCGGCCGCGATCTCGGTCGGCACGAACCCGACGTTCGACGGCACCGAGCGCACGGTGGAGGCACACGTCATCGACCGCGTGGGCCTCGACCTCTACGGCCTGCATGTCGCCGTCGAGTTCCTGGCCTTCGTGCGGGGGCAGGTGAAGTTCGAGTCCCTCGACGCGCTGATCGAGCGGATGGCGGAGGACATCAAGATCAGCCGCGATCTGACGGCTGCGGCGGAGGCGAAGCGGTAG